The stretch of DNA ACAGTAAAATTTTAGGCGCTAAAAATCACGCTGGCCTAAGCCCAAAAGCAAAGCTCTTTTTCCAGTTTTTAATAGCCTTTATAATTTCTGTTTTTTTATATGCGAGTCACGAGCTTAGCACCGAGTTTTATCTACCTTTTTTTAAGCAACCTATTTTAGATTTAAAAATTTTTGCCATTTTCTTTTGGACACTGGTCATAGTCGCTGCATCAAATGCCGTAAATTTAACAGACGGACTTGACGGGCTAGCTACTGTGCCATCGATATTTTCACTTTTAACACTTGGCGTTTTTGCTTATATCTGCGGACACGCTGTCTTTAGCTCATATTTACTCTTGCCAAAGATAATAGGCGTTGGTGAAAGCGTTGTTGTCTCTTCAGCCCTAATTGGCTCATTAATGGGCTTTTTATGGTTTAACTGCCATCCAGCCGAAGTCTTTATGGGCGATAGCGGTAGCTTAAGCGTTGGAGCATATATCGGTTTTATGGGCGTTGCGACCAAAAACGAAATTTTACTCATTATCATCGGCCTTATCTTTGTGGTTGAGACCCTAAGCGTCATCTTACAAGTGGGCAGCTTTAAAATTTTTAAACGCAGAATTTTTCTCATGGCGCCTATACATCACCATTTCGAGATAAAAGGCTGGGCAGAAAATAAGATCATCGTTCGCTTTTGGATAATCGCACTTTTAGCAAATCTAATCGCACTAACTGCGCTAAAGATCAGATAAGGAAAGCCATGAGAAAATCACTATTTGGCTACGGTGGCACGATAAAAGCGATCGCAAAAAATTTTACAAAAGATGGCCTTTGGGATATCTATGATGATAAATTTAGTGAAATTTCAAAAGATGAGTTTGGCAATACTCTTTTGCCAGTTAGCGAATTTGATCCAGCAAAAAGTAGCCTAGAGATACCAAGTCCGGGCATTCCGCCTCATCACAAGCTTATTAAAAAAGCTAAGAATTTAGTTAGCGAGTATGACTATTTTTATGAAATTTATAAAGAAAATCTGCCATTTAATATCTGGATAAGCGGTACAAATGGCAAGACTACGACCACAAAGATGACACAGCACCTACTAGAGAGCAAGGGCTCGGTAATGGGCGGCAACGTTGGCATCGCGCTGGCAAATTTAGACTCAAACGCTAAAATTTGGATACTTGAGACTAGCTCATTTACACTTCACTACACAAATCACGCTACACCTGGTATCTACGTGCTTTTGCCGATCACTCCAGATCATCTAAGCTGGCATGGCGACATGAGCGAGTACGAAGAGGCTAAGCTAAAGCCGCTTGCTAACATGAGCGAAAGTAGCGTGGCGATAGTGCCTGAAATTTATGCCAATACGCCAACAAAGGCAAAAGTGATCGCTTACAAAGATGAGAGCGATCTGGCTAAATTTTGTGGTGTAAGCGTAGATGATATAAATTTTAAAACGCCATTTTTACTTGATGCACTGCTTGCATTAGCGGTGGAGAAAATTTTATTTGACCGCTGCGAAGTGGAGCTTTTAAATACCTTTGTTATTGAAGCAAACAAGCTCGAAGAATTTAGCGATAAAAATGGCAAAACCTGGGTCAATGACACAAAAGCGACTAACATTGATGCGAGCATACAGGCTGTAAAACGCTACAAAGATCATTTCATACATCTAATACTTGGCGGCGATGATAAGGGTGTTGACATGACGCCACTTTTTGAAGACTTAAAGAGCTTAAGAGTAAAAATTTACGCCATCGGCTCAAATAGCGACAAGCTCATGAAATTAGCGACTAAATTTGGCATACCGGCTTTGAAATGCGACTTTTTACAAAATGCTGTAAATGAGATAAATAAAGAGCTAAAGACTAGCGAGATAGCGCTTCTAAGCCCGGCAGCTGCAAGTCTTGATCAGTTTAAGAGCTATGCCGAGCGAGGCGATAAATTTAAAGAGTTTATAAAGGCGCTTTAATTTTACAAGCCCTTTTAAGTAGCCTTGTTAAAAATAAAAACATTCAAATTTATATTTTTGACATAAATTTTTACTATAAAGTTTTATTGTTGAATACTTTTTAAGTTTGTGCTAATATTTAGCAAAAATTTCCAAGGAAGTTTAATGCCTCTAACGCCCAGAAATGATGTAAATTTTAAAAGAAATTTAATAGATATTATAAAATTTTCATATGACAATGACATAAGTAGGCCATTTATATCTAACAACAAACTACTTATTGGATATGGCTTTAGCCTAAAAGATGATATAGAACTTATTTGTACTCAAATTTATAAAAACAACAAAGACAAAGTCATAAAAGATGTCAAGCAAACTATTGCTAACACCACGAGTAAGACTACCATAGAAAAGATAGATACAGATGAACTTTTAAAAAAGATAAATGATGCCGCAAAAGAAGCTTATGCAAAGTCTGGAGGTGCCGATACTTTGCCTGAGCTTGAATTTAGCTCAGAAGATCAGCTAAATGCCATCTTGGAGCAAAAGCTTACGCCGCTAATCCAAGAGATAAATCAAAAATTAAACAACTCTCCACTTAAAAATTTGCAAGCCGTTTCACTCACTTCAGATAAAAATAGCCAAATTTCAAGAGAGCATGTCGCACTTTTAGCACTTCTTTATATCAACAAGAAAAGTAATATTGATCCATCCCTAGCAAGCTACATCAAAAGCAAAAATCGTTTTAAGGCTTGGTTTTGGCTAGCATATGAAAGCTTTAGTGATGAGGCAAGCAATAAAACATCTCTTTTGCGAGAAAAAATTTCAAATCAGTTTGGGCTTTATGAAAGCGATGAGCAAAATGTTAATTTTGCCGAGTGTATAGATGTTTTTAGCCATTTAAATATATCCAAAGCGAAATATAAATCAAAAAATCAAAACAATAAAGAGATCGTCCAAAACGTCACTCATTTAGAATTTATGAAGCTTCAAGAAAATGGATCAAATTTAAACGCATCAGATGCATCAAAGTATGAGGCTTTATTTCAGCCATTTGTTACAAAGATAAATTCTTTATTAAGCACTCAAAGTACAAAGATCTTTAGCCTTGAAAACATATACTGCGTAAATTTAATCAGCTCAAATGCTTCAAACACTTCAAGAATAAATAAGCTCCTAAGGCAAAGAGAGGAGGAATTTTACAAACAAGAAAATATACTCTTACTATGTCCAAGGAAGATGACAACTCCTATTAGAGTCTTTCAACCTAAAAAGAGCGAATTTACCGTCGTGCTAGCTAATCAGACTCCATTTGATTGCAGTGAGCTAAATCCAAAAGAGCTAAATTCTAGTAGGCCAAACTACGGCAAGGTAAATTTATGTGAGCTAATACTTACTGACTTTAAATTTGACTCTTACGAAGATAGTAAAAATGAAGAGATAAAATTTAAAAATGCAAAGAGCAAAGATATGGTAATACTCTATCAAGAAAACAAAAATGAAGAAGATAAGATAAATGGTGCTACCTTTACTAGCATAAAGCAAAATAGTGATGATATAGAATATAAGCTAGAAGATGGCGCTATAAGCATGAAGTACTTTGAAGACCAAACGTCTAACAACAAACACCTAAATTTCTCTTTATTAAATTTCGCTAAAGAGAATAACTTTACCCTAAGAGATGATAAAGACTCAGCTATGTTTGATATAAAGCTTCGTCTAGCTCATGGCAACAATGTAGTGCCTACATCAGCATCAAGTTCAGGTCTTACTCTTACAATAAACAATCTCATCATTGAAAACGAAGATGGTAAGGTAAGTGAAGATATAGATAAGATATATCTTCATCACTGCTTTGATAAAAGTATATATGAGAGTATATCTTTAGTAAAAAATGAAGACTCAGATATCAAGAACTCATATACAGCTACATTTAATATCCCAATAGACAAAGAGAATAAAGGAGATACTAAATTTATACTTTATTCAAGTGATCTAAGTAAAGTTTATAGCACTAAAGATATTCATGCTCACTCTGATACAGCTGTAATATCTTTAGGATATCAAGATAAGAGTAGCTCTAACTTTTGCTATAGCAATAAGGTCTCGTTAAGAGATATAACAGATCATATAACAAATGTAATCTCTGATAGTGAGTATCCATTTAAGACAAATGAGCCAATATGCTTAAAAGCTATATATAAACAAGAAAAAGGTAGTAAGAGATATAAAGAGATACTTTGGGGATATAAGGTCATAAAAAGTAAAGAGTATGATGAACTATCCAAATCAAATCCAAAAGATGTAGTAGGCTTAAAAGATCAAAAAGGTAAAGAGATAACATTTAAAATTTCAGATGTTATACAAAAAGATGATCTAGATAAGCTAAAGCAAGGTGGTCATACTATAGTATTTTTTGCATATCTTGAAGGTGATAAGGATAAATTTAAGTTTTATACAAGATATGGCAAAAATCATATAAGAATAGATATAAAGATACCTTTATATATTAAATTTAAAGATGATAAGCTAGTTATATATGAGTTTGAGCATGCTATAAAAGAGAAGGCATTTGATGCTAAATTAAAGTTTAGTGATAATAAAGACGATGCTTTAATAAAAAATGGTAATTACTTATATATAAGTAAAAATATCTCTTCAAATGAGATAAATATATATGAAGACGACAAACTAAGCAAAAAGTTAAAAAGTGATGAAAAGACAAATAAGAGCTATCAAATTTATGCAAAAGAAGAGAGCTCTAATAATCAGTCTAATGCAGATAAAGATGATAAGCTTGGTATAAATTTATTAAGTAAAGAGAATATGGATGAATTTATTAACTCTTTTAATGAATCAAAGAGTTTAACTAAAGTAGATAGTGGTATGTGGGTGGATGGGGATGAAGAAGTCTTAGTAAAAGTGGAGATGAGCAATG from Campylobacter concisus encodes:
- a CDS encoding M23 family metallopeptidase, giving the protein MPLTPRNDVNFKRNLIDIIKFSYDNDISRPFISNNKLLIGYGFSLKDDIELICTQIYKNNKDKVIKDVKQTIANTTSKTTIEKIDTDELLKKINDAAKEAYAKSGGADTLPELEFSSEDQLNAILEQKLTPLIQEINQKLNNSPLKNLQAVSLTSDKNSQISREHVALLALLYINKKSNIDPSLASYIKSKNRFKAWFWLAYESFSDEASNKTSLLREKISNQFGLYESDEQNVNFAECIDVFSHLNISKAKYKSKNQNNKEIVQNVTHLEFMKLQENGSNLNASDASKYEALFQPFVTKINSLLSTQSTKIFSLENIYCVNLISSNASNTSRINKLLRQREEEFYKQENILLLCPRKMTTPIRVFQPKKSEFTVVLANQTPFDCSELNPKELNSSRPNYGKVNLCELILTDFKFDSYEDSKNEEIKFKNAKSKDMVILYQENKNEEDKINGATFTSIKQNSDDIEYKLEDGAISMKYFEDQTSNNKHLNFSLLNFAKENNFTLRDDKDSAMFDIKLRLAHGNNVVPTSASSSGLTLTINNLIIENEDGKVSEDIDKIYLHHCFDKSIYESISLVKNEDSDIKNSYTATFNIPIDKENKGDTKFILYSSDLSKVYSTKDIHAHSDTAVISLGYQDKSSSNFCYSNKVSLRDITDHITNVISDSEYPFKTNEPICLKAIYKQEKGSKRYKEILWGYKVIKSKEYDELSKSNPKDVVGLKDQKGKEITFKISDVIQKDDLDKLKQGGHTIVFFAYLEGDKDKFKFYTRYGKNHIRIDIKIPLYIKFKDDKLVIYEFEHAIKEKAFDAKLKFSDNKDDALIKNGNYLYISKNISSNEINIYEDDKLSKKLKSDEKTNKSYQIYAKEESSNNQSNADKDDKLGINLLSKENMDEFINSFNESKSLTKVDSGMWVDGDEEVLVKVEMSNEIVFPLKIKPLNDKGMEYDWTLMLGDKGESQAIFGRNRNNGKRQHAARDLYTDMPFKKNADIKTFKSDVEIVSIADGEVIKTGNFYCKTDHITIKYDTVEFGSFIIRYGEVDPSRVKVKAGDMVRKGQVIGYSGLMIDNGDHPNIVDKKIVTMLHFEYFTNGANKDDPLTVTNDPNNKFKRRKDLADPIEILKEGYKNTFGEIL
- the mraY gene encoding phospho-N-acetylmuramoyl-pentapeptide-transferase yields the protein MFYYIYEILNFNIFQYITVRAGIAFFIAFALTTYLMPKFIAWAKTKNAAQPIYELAPQTHQKKAKTPTMGGLVFVSTAVIAVIICARLDNTFILASLFCLVGFTLLGFKDDYSKILGAKNHAGLSPKAKLFFQFLIAFIISVFLYASHELSTEFYLPFFKQPILDLKIFAIFFWTLVIVAASNAVNLTDGLDGLATVPSIFSLLTLGVFAYICGHAVFSSYLLLPKIIGVGESVVVSSALIGSLMGFLWFNCHPAEVFMGDSGSLSVGAYIGFMGVATKNEILLIIIGLIFVVETLSVILQVGSFKIFKRRIFLMAPIHHHFEIKGWAENKIIVRFWIIALLANLIALTALKIR
- the murD gene encoding UDP-N-acetylmuramoyl-L-alanine--D-glutamate ligase; this encodes MRKSLFGYGGTIKAIAKNFTKDGLWDIYDDKFSEISKDEFGNTLLPVSEFDPAKSSLEIPSPGIPPHHKLIKKAKNLVSEYDYFYEIYKENLPFNIWISGTNGKTTTTKMTQHLLESKGSVMGGNVGIALANLDSNAKIWILETSSFTLHYTNHATPGIYVLLPITPDHLSWHGDMSEYEEAKLKPLANMSESSVAIVPEIYANTPTKAKVIAYKDESDLAKFCGVSVDDINFKTPFLLDALLALAVEKILFDRCEVELLNTFVIEANKLEEFSDKNGKTWVNDTKATNIDASIQAVKRYKDHFIHLILGGDDKGVDMTPLFEDLKSLRVKIYAIGSNSDKLMKLATKFGIPALKCDFLQNAVNEINKELKTSEIALLSPAAASLDQFKSYAERGDKFKEFIKAL